agtcgattaatctatttagtcactacttaaaggaccttctgtcttaagttattaaagttattatcatgccaatattaaaagtaatttacgtTTTTTGCAGATATTATTAGCACAAAAGTTATCTTTCTATATTGAAGCAATACTCtcgtttcataataaatatgatgTATTACACGCTTTATACAACCGAGTCTACAAAGTCACGGTTCATAGTTATTTATCAGAAAATATGCTTATTACAAATactgtaaattattataaaaggtgCTGTGTGAATTGTTAGGGACAGCTAAAAATCTGTGTTGTGCCTAGCACAGCGTGTACTGAGCTTTAGCGCATTGTTGTATGTAAATGTACTGACTAATTACTGAGTTCTGTATTTATTATGTCtagatgtatatttttgtgtgacaaaaataaatggttttctGTATAGAGAGTACTAAGAGCTAGTCACACCTCCGGATAAGTGTAAGTTAACTTAGCACGTAAAAACCTgagcttatttaattttttttgttgtattctATTTATCAAATAGTTTCTTAGTTATCTTTGGTAGGTTACAGTTAGTACAACATAAAGATTTTTACagcattttttgtatatatgcTGTCACGTTATGTATAATTCGATACTTATCTGTAGATCGGTAAACTGACCACAAtactattgttttgttatttcgtAACTAGATGGCGTTGCTTACTGCTTCTTGCTTCATATCTAATGTCAGCGACTTGGTTCGCGTGTGAATAATGATTAAAAAGGGGAGAATAGTAAGTTAAGAATTCTGAGGAGAAATTTCTGATTTTGAAGTCAAGAAATTAtggttaactagctgacccgcgcaacttcgcttgcgtcacataagagagaatgggtcagaattttccatgtttttgtaacactttttactgttacctactctgctcctattggtcgtagcgtgatgatataaaatatccttttttttcaccaaaaatattctcaaagtgatttatatctcttagtataacgaagtcgcgctaagacatatccgccattaaaacagttgccatggcaacggaattttgttaatacaatgtcattataatgttgatttttcgcgacttcgttgaattttctcaattttcccgggaaatgcatcattttcccggggtaaaaagtagtctatgtcctttctcgggtatcaaaatatttccataccaaatttcatgcaaattggttcagtagtttagacgtgattgagtagcagacagacagacagacagacagacagacagacagacagacagacagacagagttactttcgcatttataatattagtatggatgattGCCGAGGCAACTGCTGTTTCTTCTCACGAATAACCAGCTTTTCAGAAAcagtaaataatacaatataattatcactatttcaaatactttataGTAAGTTTacttaatccatactaatattataaatgcgaaagtaactctgtctgtctgtctgtctgctactcaatcacgcttaaactactgaaccaatttgcatgaaatttggtatggagatattttaatacccgagaaaggacataggctatatatcatcacgctacgaccaaaaggagcagagtaccagtaattaatgttacaaaaacgtggaaaaatttcacccattctctcttattggacgcaagcgaagttgcgcgggtcagctagtaaactatattttaaatttttatttgcgGGTCAGGAAGTTGAAGACGCAGATTTCTGTTGCTCGTAGAGTACTTTATGGCCAGATAAATGAAAAGCCCCGAACGAGGGCGCTTCTAGTAGAAGTTTGTCCATGCCACTTGCTTTACTCGTGCTCAGCTCTTCGAAgacccataactgtcccaccgGAGAGCCATTAAACGATAGTAGGTATTTGTGAAATATGCGCACACTTGCTCACTATAAACAAACCCTTAGTCACTTAGTTGAAACAGGCCAGTGGCCACACTACCCGAATATTGGCTAGGAGGACATAAAACTTGGGAAAGAAGgcaattatattatcttacatattatgtagaataCTGTTGTaagatgttaataaataaataataataaatcgtCCAACAACTTATCAGAAAGTacctcgtggcttagttaacaacagccacaCGGATCgatatctgaggttaagctacgcttgccgaggtggttctgtggatgggtgaccatcttatacatatcgaggtcctccgtgttttggaaggcacgttaaattgtgggtcccggctgtcattttcgaagatctttgacaatcgttaacagtagtcagaagcttgaaagtctgacaaccagccttaccgaagggtatcgtgttataacctaggtacctgggttgtggaggtcagaaaggcagtcgctccatgtaaaacactggtatccagctgcatccggtgagactggaagccgacaccGACATAGTTTGGTACAAAGGCTAAGGTAATATatatatgtactagctgacccgcgcaacttcgcttgcgtcacataagagagaatgggtcagaattttccacgtttttgtaacactttttactgttactctgctcctattggtcgtggcgtgttgatataaaatatgcctttttttcgcgaaaaatattctcaaaattatttatatctcttaatataacgaaattgCGCtgaggcatatccgccattaaaacagttgccatgacaacggaattttgttaattcagtgtcattataatattgaatattcgcgacttcgttcgccacctgaattttcccgggaaatgcgtcattttcccggggtaaaaagtagcctgtgtcctttctcaggtatcaaaatatctccataccaaatttcatgcaaattggttcagtagtttaggcgtgattaagtagcagacagacagacagacagacagacagacagagttactttcacatttataatattagtatggatagctAATTCGAGAATGCTCTCGAATCGTGTATAACTCCCGTACATGCGTACGGGAGTTATACACGATGTAACACGAGTAAAAAGTGTTTGCCAAAAAGTAATTAACCAACAGGCAACCGTCCGTTGCATAAGTCAGTAGTTGACTGataatcaaaattttgtatacctccgacATACGCACACCTTGCATACTGTACATAATTGTTGGATCATAAAATCATTGTAATACAAAGCTGTAATGATGTAACAATTAGGAGATAGTGACAGTTGGAGAGTAGCGGTGATAAGGTGATAACGTTAGAGATCAAGGTCCAGCGCGCTTATCATCAACAGTTCAACGAGAGAACTGATAAGGCCAGGCAAGGTGCAAACTTTAGCGCGATTCGCTACACTTGACACTTGGTCAGCTTTTGTATCGGCTGTTGAATATTACATCGTGAAATTAGTTCTAATAAATTAGTTCCCATGAAATACGATAGAGGCGCTGAGTACGTTTTCATATGTTTTTCAAAGTTATCAGtgtatatgtatatacgtatactagcggacccgacagacgttgtcctgtctaataaataaaaaaataattaaaaaacattgtccagcggacaaaattgtgaatctaaaccattctcagatccccttgaacacacacaaaagaattcatcaaaatcggtccagtcgtttaatagtgacatacacacttacagaataattatatatataaagataatatgacAAAAACTCTACTtcattattctttttatttattttcctccACTACCGAAACCAAAAGTTTGTGCTTAACGCAGTCTTCTAAAAGAATTTTAACATAAATGTGCACGGGGATTGTAAAAAATCATCAGACACTGGCTGCTTTTTTCCTAAGTCAGCTTCGAAGCGACTTTATTCGTGAGTATACTTAAAAGACGTTTAAGAAATTTTGCTTAAACACTGgagtacatttattgagggcatgcaaagtccccaacccgcacttggccagcgtggtggactcaaggcctaaccccttcctcattacgggaggagacccttgcccagcagtgggacaattaatgggttaaatttatttattttatttactggaGTACCTACATCAAACTTTTCAACTCAAAAAATCTCTTCACACGACCGAAGTCACAGGCAACAgctattatttatcaaatttgaCATCGAATGACACAGAGGTCGCTGACACTAAGTTCTGAGTGATAGGCGAAATAAATTTGCGCTCTTTTATCAGTTAGCgaatataaaaagtatgtgaattaaatatattttaacaatatacacggtttttataatttaaagttatgacCACGTGTGAAAAAGCGGATATGTGACCGGTTGCAAGAATTGTAGCAAGTTGGCGCAATGAGTAACGTTGTCATCTCGTCGCACGAACCGTGGTGCCGTgttggtgggttcgaatcccacccagggcaaatatttgtgtgacgagtacgagtatctgttctgagcctaattgtaaatttttctatgtaagtatgtacctattatgattatcagttatttggttaccatagtacaagctctgctggttttggaatcaaatgactgtgtgtgagttgtccgattattgatttttattcatatatgtGGCATTCTTGGGTCTTTGCCCGCCCCCATGAGATTGATAACCTACCCCCATGAATTCTGTATACTACACTTATATTATGCTATACGGATGTCGCAATCAATAAGTAATGTTCATTATTTTCAAGCCAAATATGTTTCAGGTTTCAAAGTACAGAAATTTTAAGTATCGGGTACTCAAAggtaactatcgagaaatttctgtctaaaaatctgatcagcgtctctagtaGCAGAGctgtttttgcagtatattttaattttcaaactatcgttactcgatagtaccgactgcagATTAGCGCACTACCAATTAGTCGGTCGATCAATGACATAAAGGGACGGTTGGATGTATCTAGGTTTGTATACAAAAAGTAACAAAGTAGGTGGAGTATATGTTTATTTGGTGTAGGTTATCGTGTAGCGAGGTGTAGTACCGCGGTCTTACTGCTTGGTGGCAGCGTCGTGCAGCTTCTTCTGGACGTCCTGCACGTTCTTCACTAAGTCATCGTACGCCTGCTTGAGCTGGGGAGCCAACTTCTGGTTGGTCGCGTCAACGTTGCTGGCTACCTCCTTGGCGAGCTTCTGGGTTTCCTGgaagacatacatacatgtgaGAATGCTGGGAGTTTGTGGATACATGAGACGCGATTGTAAGGTGTTTCcacaaaaatcatttttgtgaTAATGTGAACTGTGTGAACTCTAACTAATCAGGTGGCAAGGTATGCAAGTGATTGTTACCTGTACGGTGTTCTGGACGGCGGCCTGCAGTTTCTCACGGAGAGCGCTGGCTTGCTGTTCGACCTCGGGGTGAGCCTTGCGCAGATCAGCGGCGGCGGTCTCAATCTTCTGGCGAGTCTCTTCGATAGCGGTCTTAGCTTTGCCGTTAGCATCACCCAACTGtaacatacaataatatatttagccCAGTTCAATCACTGTCATATCCCTCAATTGTCTCTCGCTGCTGGTCAGTACTTACCGCCTTTTGCAGGGTGTTGGAGAAAGCGGACAATTGCTGCAGCACGGATTCGGAGCCGTCCTTCAACGCCTTGTTCAACTCTTGTGTGTTCTTGGAGTTAACCAGCGACTGGAACTGCTCGCTGACCGTCTTCTGGAACTCACCGGCATGCTTCTCGATGTCTTGCAGAGGCGAGGAGGCGGGCGCGTCACGGCGCACCAGACCGGCCTGGCTCTGAGGGAACAAGCACGCGAACGGTCAAGTTATGAACGATGCGGCAACACGAGGCTGGACTCGCTCCGGGTAGTGTACTCACCAAGGCGATGCAAGCGAAAAGAACGAGCAACTTGGCTGCCATTGTGATGTATTGAACGAAGTGGAGATATCAGGTCCGTGTGCGTCTGCCTGTAACACGACAGTGAATGTGCCGGGAGAGTGCGGGGTGCGCGTTATATAGGCGGCCGGCGAGCGCGCGGCGATAACGGCTCGGGGGCAGTCGAGGGGCGCGCTAGTACCGGCGGGGTAAAATTTTCCTGCACTCGCCTTGGCCGTGGGTGCCCGGGCCGCAccccgcgccccgccgcccCCGCATGCACCGCTGTGTTTACAAACACTCGTGATCCGGGTTGCGCCGCTGACCGTGTCAGCGCTATCACACCTGACCTATGCACACAGTTCCTGACTGCCACCTACACATGCTGAGCCTACATCTATCGGTTgatatgttacaaaaaatggCGAATTTCACTAAATTACGTGTCGATCGCGTCACGTTATCTGTGTTGTTATTGTACAGTAATCATAGGTATTCTATATAATTTGTCTTTTCCTGTTAATACAAAGAGTTTTGCTGTGAATGAGATTTGATCAGTGATTTTGACACATTTGTGTGTCACGGTCTGCAAGCGAAATTATAGTTTTGAAGCGAAATGTCCTTCTAAACTATAGTTCACTTTAGAGCTATTTCTACAGATCCCCGCTTACCCCTGTAGGAATGAGACTTGGTATTTTTATGGTACCTTATTATGGTCAGCGATAGATATTGTTCGATATTATAATTGAATCCTATATTTGATGTACAATCAGACAGAGTATACAAGGTTTGAATATTAAACATTGATTGCCATATTCTGTACATTGCCTGTACACAAAGATATTTATGTTCGGtattgtcattttcaaagatctttgacagtcgttaacagaagtcagaagcttgaaagtctaacaaccagtctaACCGAAGCATAtagtgttatatcccaggtaactgggttgtggaggtccgctaggcagtcgctccatgtaaaatactggctgtatccagtgagactggaagccgactccaacacagttggaaggaaggctaggctgataatgTTGAGTGGGTCTTAGTCGATTTTTGAGAATAAAGACCGAAGCCTGTTCAACAGTCGCATACTACTCGGACCACAGAGACATAAAATTGGTATTTgctagtttataacctggattaacacatctTTTTACCCCGCGAAATATTTCCAAGTAGATAGGCTTTTCAAAGCAGAGAGCTCCGTGACAACAGTAGATGcaatttgatcgaaacgtcgggtaaacaaataaggtatctttaattttaatcgcGTTTAGTTAATTATACGCAACTAACAAATTCCGAATCTTCACTCATAAGAACAAATACTCGTTATATAACTTGTATCAACCTTGTGACTAGGTATCAAAGTCCAAAGAAAAAAGGAGTTGCAGTCCAAAGTCTAATCACTATGTTGACCTCTAACGTAATtcaattagaataaaaaatgtgccaagtgcgagttggattcGCGCGCTAGGAGTTCCGTACCATAGTTAATAGAAAAAGcaaaaaatcacgtttgttgtatgaaagcctcattaaatatttattttattatgttttttttgtatttcgttTCGTAAAACCTACACCAGCAAAATAGATAATCTGCAAAAATTTCAACTGTGTAACTTTCATGGtccatgagatacagcctggtgacagacagacaaacaggcaaacagacagcgaagtcttagtaatagggtcccgtctATTACTCTTTGGGTACGGAACACTAAAAAGTAGCAAACACTGAGATATTTAATTAGCACTCAAATGCATGGGTACATAAACTATCACAATAATACTAGTACCCTAGTATTATTGTGATAGTTTTTAGACTCCCTACTAaattgactttaaaaatatgtcaattTAGTAGGGAGTCTAGCAAAGTTTGTGACTGGTGgaggtaaataaaattttaaattttgagcATAATTGAACTGCAAGCTTTTTAGCTGAAGGtggtttaatacaaaatactttagttCGAAACTACACAGAGTTATccattataatctaaataaatcataaatctaaAATTTTCTGTCATAGGCACTTGATATTTTTGGGAGAATCGGCTGTTTTTATTGCAAAGTGCAAATACGAAACGCGCACTCTGCGTACACCATCGTGTTAAACAGGTGACGCTATATGCCATTATATACCACGTGACAGCAATATTTAATACCTCGTGGCAACAATAAGAGACTACCTGTAACCTGTACCTGTCCCAAAAACCTTAAACAATTATAATGTAACTAACAATGACTACAATGGATTCAGTTACGTGCTATGTTCTCTACCTGTCTACCTGTATAATTACAGTGTTTAGCGTTTTTTGTACCGACTGCGCAGCTAAGGAGGGTAAGGTGTTTAAAAGCCCATGTTTTGTTCCTCTGTGGCGCTGTCCTACTGTTGTAAAGATTCAAGGTAGTtgggatgtttgttactctttcacgcaaaaactactgatttGATTTTCATGAATCTGAAGTTTGTAAACTGAAAAGCTGTACAGGTGGAATTAATTTCCTGAAAAGCatatctttaattaaattggTTGCTTTAACCGAATATTGGTCAGGAGTAAGATAGTACAAgctacatattaaaattttatcccTATATCCTACACAAGTGTCCGCTAtacgtttgtaaataatattttactaaaaacctTTACAATTATTACGCATAAAACTACCCCTTAAATCGCTCTTTCCATTTAAAAAACACATCAAAgtctatgtacatatattatgtacaaaggGACAGACAGCGAAAAACGACTTTATTTTACATGGTCTAGTCGAAAccagttatattaaaaaactactgaactaatttttaTACAGCTTTGCGGAATCGTTCATAAAAAAGGGATAGATATTTACATGTGTAAGAAGATAGGTGGTTTATaagcagttcttgaaggaattcAAAGTCcctgcacttggccagagtGTTGTATTTACAGGAATACTCTCTCATTTTGGCACTTGATGCTTAGCAATGCGACAGTCTTTATAATTCATTCAGTGATTTAATAAACTCGTATATCTTAAAATCTGAATCGCAGTTATGTGATATTTGACACAGAGTACATTGACTCGGATGATAACGGCTACTCCTGACCTCGAGAGATACGATCTTAGTTCCAGCATTGTATCGAGTTGTGCAGTAATTGGCGTAGGCCGGCTATGAGGAAGTCTTTACCAATGATGTAATGTTTAACAATCTGCACGAGAGTTATATCGAGGGTATAGTGCTAGAACCCAATAAGAATAAAATGGCTAACACCTTACCTAACCTTTATGTGTTTTAGTGATTTAGTCGTAAACAAACACATGCACTTTATTGGGTTATTACTTCAAGTAATTTGCTTTGCACTGTGAAATTTACTTATTTGATTACACTACTAAAAAGAGCGCAAACGACGCATCGAGATGTATAAaaaagctttgttttattttttgtcacttATAGGGTTTTAGCGCTATACCCTCGAAATATGTTTCATGGAGGGTTAACGCGACTGGGACCGCAATAAACTGGACATAGGGTCCCAGTATACGGATtgattaaaaaatcatttttgccCCCGTGACTCGGACCACAAGACCAGctgattaacccccggtttctgaatacatttagcggtagctcatctattcattagcgtctttttatatgagtttaaacgttattgagtagataaactatcgcgaaatgtacctaagaaaccgggTGTATGTCGCTGGAACCCTCATTTCATGGTTTAACATTTGAACTTAATTTGGTGAAATAGGATAATTTACTACCAATCAAATttgtgcctaataaaatgtttcatcatcatcatcatcattggcctgtgtccatctattgcatcTCATTCAGGTgacgtcagatagaggaatattagtaatgagggaacatcttcTTTCGTGACTTATAAGacctatgcgggagtgacaacCGCGTCcgcaataaaatgtttaagtctgttataattacaattttaacataattgTGGGTATAGTATAGTCTAGTGGTAGTGCATCCGACTGTTACTTGACAGAGCACTAGGTTCAGGGTAAGATTATAGGGTCGGTCTTTTATaatccactagctgacccgcgcaacttcgcttgcgtcacattagagagaacgcgtcataatttttcccgtttttgtaatatttctcgttgctactccgctcctattggtcgtagggtgatgatatatagcctatagccttcctcaataaataggctatctaacactgaaagaatttttcaaatcggatcagtagttcctgagattagcgcgttcaaacaaacaaacaaacaatcaaacaaacaaattcttcagctttataatattagtaagtatagatattagaaTATTCTTTGCAATCGTCCAGAgttagtaatataagtaatattctCGCCTCTTATTACAAAGGAGCATTTCTCCATTGCTTATGGAGAAATGCGGGTGCAACACTTCTGCCTTCACCTTAGGGTGTAAAAGTCGTGATGTTCCAAGTAGGTGGGTGATGTAACTCAGGGGTCGCGGCCTGCCCTCGCTCACGTTGCAGCCGTATCAACTAATTAGTAATAGGCGTTAACGATGTCAATATCGTTTAGTAAACGGTAAACATTACACTGGGACTAGATCCGGGAGGGTGGAACATGAGAGCGGTGCGTGCTACCATGGTATATAACCCTTGTACAATTACTAGCGAAAGTATACCAATGATTGTGTTAAATTAAAcgttttttgtataaacaaaaacaatttttgtatactttttataaaaggcaactcccgcattaagaattgctctcgtgtcgcggggaattttgtaaacatacaaacaacgggcacaaagtacaatcagacccgaaacaactatttgtggatcgcataaatagcTGTTGTACACAATGtaacttatttgtttgttaaagtttgTTGTATGTATTCCTAGTATTTATCAGTGCAACTAGGGAACTCTCGTGATTTCTGGCGTGCTTTTTAATACTATCATTTCTGCatacttatgtatttactacaaatatgactgtataataatatatattactgtaaaagcccgaactgtggtaaatcctaagattttccggtaaaacttaagatttaccaactctcaatggcaaaagtccgaacaattatttcgaacttttaccactattcacttggtaaagcTTAGGGTATATATGGAAATGTATATTTCTGTTGTTAACTATACTATTACTCACAGTTTTTTCGTCAGTCCTGTGCCTTTCCTATACGGTATGGTGTACGGTGTATGTACGTGTGTGTCGTATGAGAGTGGTGTACAGACTCGCGCCGCGGTGCCGCTCACCTGCGCCGCACATCCCACTTCATTGTTCAATAAGTAATTGGCGATTCACTAATTTAGTAGGCGAGGGCTGTGCTGTACGTTTtttcttatgtatttattagcTTGCAACTTGGTTGAAGTGAAGAAATAGTAAGGTCTTGTCTTTGTATGAAATTTCAATTTCATACACAGATAATTCATACATTGTCAAAAGATTCATACATTGTCAAattctgttcagtagttttgtgataaaatttACGAACAGGCATACATCCAACTTTTCCATTTATATTACTAGTTGtagcccgcgacttcgttcccgtgaaaagatttcctgaaGTTAATAATATCCTATGTGTAAATCCaggttataataaatttcaacaaaattcgttgagtagtttttgcgtgaaagagtaacaaacggaCAAATTTTTCGTTTTTCTTGAATTTTGAATTCAAATACTACTCCCTGCCCGCGATTACGTTCAAGTGAAGAAATTTATTGTGGCAAAAACAAAGCTAGCTTATCAACGCTAGGGGTTAGAAGAGAAAATGAATATGGAAATTCTGTCGTAAGTCACataaccacgcggacgaagtcgcgggcaaacaAAAGCTAGTTGTTCCTAACCATAATACTTTTAAGTTTTAGTGTCAAGTCAGCTAGTTACCATTTCAATATAGATATAATGTGTTTATGTTTACATAAAGTTAATCAGCGATCGTTAGTTAATTACGAGATTGTTACAGTTCACAGTAATTGCCCTTATCGTGGAAGTTAACTGACTAAGCAGAtgcgtttatttataaacactgCAGACAGCTGTTCAATAAACACCcttatagataatatattatatgcgtgatgttttcctttactttcCGATAGATGTAGACTGGAACTACATAGAACAAGTAGACTAGAAAATATGGGAGTCCTTCACTAAGGTAATAGAGGCCAAATGCAGAAACTC
The DNA window shown above is from Anticarsia gemmatalis isolate Benzon Research Colony breed Stoneville strain chromosome 20, ilAntGemm2 primary, whole genome shotgun sequence and carries:
- the LOC142981513 gene encoding apolipophorin-3-like; this encodes MAAKLLVLFACIALSQAGLVRRDAPASSPLQDIEKHAGEFQKTVSEQFQSLVNSKNTQELNKALKDGSESVLQQLSAFSNTLQKALGDANGKAKTAIEETRQKIETAAADLRKAHPEVEQQASALREKLQAAVQNTVQETQKLAKEVASNVDATNQKLAPQLKQAYDDLVKNVQDVQKKLHDAATKQ